Part of the Desulfovibrio inopinatus DSM 10711 genome is shown below.
CTGTCGTGGCGGCCGGGGCGTTGGCGGAATCCGGGCACGGGGCTGTTGCGGTGCCTTCCGGGGTGGGGATTGCTGCCGGGGCGGTGCCGCCTGAGCAGTATCATCAGGCGGGATTGGATCGATATGCCGTGGTGCAGGCGTGGCGGGCGCATGTGGTTGATGCCGGTTGGGGGCAAAAGGGAAAGGCCACGGAAGGATTTCTTTTTGCCTTCAATGCCGGGCACATCCTGCCGCACATTCATGCCCGACTCGGCGCGGTTGCCGTGGCAACGCTCTATGCCTGGGACAAAAAGCTCAAGAATCACGATGATAATTATCTCATTCTTTGCGACCGCAACGGGGTTTGGACGGAAGGAAAAGCTCCGGAATTGGGGCAAATCGGCTATGAGGCCGAAGAAGTCTTTTTACGGTGTTGGCTCCATCCGAATCGGCCGAGTTATCGGCTGGCCTACCGGGCTACCAGCGCCATTTTGAAGGATCGGGGGCACGAAACGGTTCCGGGGTATCATTCGTTTTAT
Proteins encoded:
- a CDS encoding DNA-binding domain-containing protein, with the protein product MQTPQQYTTKQIADALGASERAIYRRATREDWPFSKRSGRGGGKVFSPEQLPADVRRVLAVVAAGALAESGHGAVAVPSGVGIAAGAVPPEQYHQAGLDRYAVVQAWRAHVVDAGWGQKGKATEGFLFAFNAGHILPHIHARLGAVAVATLYAWDKKLKNHDDNYLILCDRNGVWTEGKAPELGQIGYEAEEVFLRCWLHPNRPSYRLAYRATSAILKDRGHETVPGYHSFYRFAKRYEKTNRDVVVLARDGEKALKDQVLSYISRDHAALRVGQCLVADGHDLNFEVLHPVTGRPARLKLIVFYDWASNLPVGWQIMPTEDSVAISAAFRAACLRLGR